CGAACGTCCTGCTGAATTTTTATTCGATGTTCAAAACGATCCGTGGGAGACCAAAAATCTGATTAACGGTCCTGAATTGAAATCAGTAGCCGAAAAAATGAGGCGGCAGCTGAGTAATGCACTTTTAAAATCGCGTGATGTGATGTTTCTGCCGGAATACGAGATCGGGATGATTTCGCAAACCGGTAATGCCTATGATTACAGGTTGTCGGATCAAAATTATCCGGTCAAAGAAATATTTGCATCGGCTGAATTGTCGGGCAAACGCGGGAAGGATATTGCTTCGCGGCAGATCAAACTTTTGAAAAATACCAACAAAATCGTGCGCTACTGGGCTGCATTGGGCCTTCGTTCGCAGTCAGCAGATGTTTTGAAATCATTTGAAAAGGAACTCGTGGCAGCCATGGAAGACAATTACCAGCCGGTTTCGATCACGGCTTCCGCCATCGTTTATGACGTTTTTAAAAATGAAAAAGCAGCGGTGAATCTGAACAAATCGGTGGATTCGGACAATGCAGAACTGGCATTGATGAGCATTAACTACCTGCTTTACATCTCTGACAAAAAGCCATTTATCGAAACGATCAGATCGGTGCAGAAAGTAGAAAACCGCTTTGCTGATGAATCCAGAAGCCGGAATTATAAGGTGAAAGCAGCGTGCATGGATTTTCTGGGAAGTCTCGGACTGGTACCCAACAACCCCGATTACGCGGAGTAAATAATTTACTACATTGATTATCTGACGATTATGAAAAAGAACTTTATACTGCTGGTTACCCTGATCTCTGTATTTGCTTCAAATGTTTTTGGGCAAAATAGGGCTGGTGCGCAAAAACGTCCGAACATTCTCTGGATCGTCGCCAACGATATCAGTCCCGACCTCGGATGTTATGGAAATAAGCTGGTACACACGCCAAACCTGGACAGGCTGGCTGGCGAAGGGGCGCTATACAAAAATCTGATCACGGTAGGGGCGGTTTGTTCGCCGAGCCGCTCGTCGTTTATCACCGGCATGTATTCGGTGAGTATCAACTGTCAGAACCAGTTTCCAAAGAACAAGACCAACCTGCCGGCGGGCATTGTACCGGTGACGGATTATTTCAAAAAGGCGGGGTATTACGTGGCCAATACCGGCGGGACAAAAATGACCGGTCCCTATTACACCGGCTACAATTTTGTCCACGACGGAAAAGACATGTACGACGGGTTCGACTGGCGGGGCAGGGGCAAAGACCAACCTTTTTTCGCGCAGGTGCACCTGACTTACAGCCACCGTCCATTCAAAAATGACGCATCGCGGCCGATTGATCCGGACAAAGTGATAGTACCGCCATATTACCCAAATCACCCGGTTTCGCGGAAAGACTGGGCTTTGTACCTCGAAACGATCCAGCTGCTCGATCAGCAGGTAGGGGAGATTTTGGACCGGCTTAAACAAGACGGTCTGGCCGAAAATACGGTTGTGTTTTTCTTCGGTGATCATGGTCAGCCGCATGTGCGGGGCAAACAGTTTTTGTACGACGGGGGCATTAATACGCCACTCATCATCCGTTGGCCGGGAAGTATCAAGCCAGGTACCAAAAGCGACCGGCTGATCAGTAACATCGATCTTTCGGCGACTTCGATGCAGATCGCGGGGATAAAAACCCCTGCCTATTTGCAGGGAATCGACTTTCTTGACAAAAACGCCAGGCCTCGTGCCTATGCATTTGCAGCACGCGACCGGTGCGACGAAACGCTCGACCGGATCAGGGCAGTGCGGACGAAGGATTTCAAATACATCCGCAATTTTTTCCCCGACCGGCCTTACACCCAATTTAATGCATACAAAAAGTACGATTATCCGGTGCTGACTTTAATGCAGGTGATGAACAAAAAAGGCGGGCTCAATGCCGATCAGGCGAAATTTATGGCTGCAACCCGCCCGGCGGAAGAGTTGTACGATCTGAAAAAAGATCCTTTTGAAATGCATAACCTGGCAAACGACAAAGCCTACCAGACCAAGCTGAAAGAACTGCGCAGCCAAATGGACAACTGGCTGGCAACCGCCGATAAAGGTACTTATCCCGAAGACCCTGAGGAAGTTAGCTATGCGCAGGAGTTGATGAAAACGAAGTTCAAAGCGGAAATGGAAAAAAAAGGCCTCGATCCCGCGATTTCTGATGAAGATTATCTGGACTATTGGCAGCGTAAACTAATTAAATAAATATCTACCCGTTCCTCCCGTCAAATTGGCCCCATTGAAAATATTTATTCCAAATGAAGGATTAAAAAAAGAATAATTGTGAATTAGTAAATAAGGGCCAGGTGGAAGGTAATGCTTTACAACCGGCTGGCCTTTGGGGCCAAAATCTAAAAAAGCATCGTGACACCAGTGCAATCCGATTCACAACTTTGGAACAGGTTTCGTCAGGGCGACCGCGACGCTTTCCGGCAGATTTACCAGCTCTTCGCCGGTGATCTGCTGAATTACGGATACAAAGTCTGCGGGGATATTCAGCTCATCGAAGACAGTGTACACGACCTTTTTGTAGAGATCTGGCAGCGGAGGGACCATTTATCGGAAACAGACTCGATCCGTTTCTACTTATTCCGTGCCTTGCGCAACAAGATCAGTACCAGCCAGCGCAAAAACTCCCATTACGACTCTTTCGAAACGCTTGAAAGCAGTGCGGATGAATTCCTGATCGAGCAGCATCTGATTGATGAAGAGCAGCGCGACGGCCTGCTCCGGCAGCTGCGTACCAGTTATGGATTTCTAAGCCAGCGACAGCAGCAGGCACTGCATATGCGCTTTTTCCTGCATTTGAGCAACGAGGAAATTGCCGAATTAATGGGTATCAATTACCAATCCGCCTGCAAATTCATTTATTCCGGGCTCAAAGCACTCAGGGAAACGGTCAGGATCATTTCGCTGCTGCTGCCGTGCCTCTGCTATCATTTTTGAGTCTCCCACATGCCACAATTCAGAACCACCGGGCCATGACAAATTACCATCAATATAATGCCGTTGACTTTGCTGCCGACGATTTTTTCAAAAACTGGGTGTGCAAATCCGATCCGGATTCAAATGCATTCTGGGAAGCATTCCTGAAAGATTACCCCGAGAAATACTACGAACTGGAAGAGGCAAGGCTGCTCGTGTTGAACCTCGGAAAAGTAGAGCCGGATGTGGCTACCAGCGAGCGAATAGACCGGCTGTGGTCGCGAATCGAAGCCTCGGGGCCGGATATTGTGCCGATGCGCAACGGCAGATTGCTCCCTTTCCGGGTCATAGGTATGGCAGCGGCTTCGGTCGCTCTTGTGCTGGCTGCCTATTTATTTCTGGTCGCAAAAACAGATAAAAAAGGCGCAGATCCCCGCACTCATTTTGCAGCAGGCAGCAACTGGAAGGAAGTAAGCAATACCGCTGCAAAGCCGCTGCTTGTCGGCCTGCCCGATAAAAGCCAGGTTATCCTCGAAAAAAACAGCAGTGTGCGCTATCCCGCGCAGTTTGATCACAAAAAACGGGAGGTAATGCTGATTGGAGAGGCTTTTTTCGATGTGAGCAAAGACCCGGAAAAGCCGTTTCTGGTGTATGCTAATGGTCTTGTTACCAAAGTTCTGGGAACCAGTTTCACGATCCGGTCGGTGGAAAATGAGCCGGACGTGACGGTCTCCGTAAAAACCGGTCTTGTTTCCGTTTATTCTGAGCAGCGCAACAAAGCGTCTGATCCTGAGGCAGAAGGAATCGTACTGACTCCCAATCAGAAAGCCGTTTTTCAGAAAGAAAAAGCATTGCTGAGCAGAACATTGGTAGAAAAACCGGCCGTAGTGGTTCCGGAAGCGACTTTACCTTCCTTCGTTTTCGAAAATGCACCAGCAGCAGAGGTATTCGAGACCCTCGAAAAAGTGTATGGCATCGATGTCATTTTTGATGAGCAGATCATGGAAAACTGCACGCTAACCATGGACCTGAGCAAGGCCGACCTGTTTGAAAAGCTGGTGGTGATCTGCAAAGTGCTCGATACTGAATATAAGCTGATCGACGCGCAGGTCATCATTTACGGCAAAAGCTGCTGACACCCGACTGTTCCTAACCCTAATTTTTAGATGTAATATTTATGAAAAAACGACTATTCCTAACCCGTTTCTTTTTTCGTTTTATGCAAATATCCGCGTTCCAGCTCGTGCTGGCCGCGGTACTGGCTGGCGGCTCCATGGCCGGTCCGGTGCTGGCACAGGAGCTGCTCAACCGAAGAGTAAATCTGAAAGCCGAAAAATGGGAAGTCCGCAAAGTACTGCGCTCGATCGAACAGCAGACGTCGATCCGTTTTGCTTACCGGCCCAAATCCATCCCAGCAGAACAAAAAATATCTCTTTCGGTAAGCAATATGCCGCTCTCAGAAGTGCTCGAAAAGGTTACCAAACCGCTGGGACTGAAATATGAGGTGGTTGGGGAGCAGATTGTTTTAAGCCCCGAACAAAATGCCCCGGCTCAGAATACCGGCCTGGTACCCGCTCCGCAAGTTGCTCCTAACCTGGAAAGGACCGTTACCGGGAAGGTTTCCGACGACCAGGGAATGGGGCTTCCCGGCGTGAGCGTTGTTTTGAAAGGTACCCAGAACGGCACCATTACCGACGGCGAGGGGAAGTATTCGCTGACATTTGCGCAGGATGACGGGGTATTGATTTTTTCATTCGTGGGCTATGTGCCGCAGGAAGTGACGCTAGGGGGCCAGTCTGCTATGGACGTTACGCTGATGTCGGACACCAAAACCCTCGAAGAATTGGTGGTGGTCGGTTATGGTTCTCAAAAGAAGGCGGACCTGACTGGGTCGGTCGTATCGGTGGGTGAAAAGGATTTTACCCAGGGTGTGAATAATTCTGCTTTGCAACTGGTGAATGGAAAAGCTTCGGGCGTGCAGATCAGTCAGTCGAGTTCGGCGCCGGGCGGTGGGATCAGCATCCGGATCCGCGGGGCAGGTTCTATCAACAGCAGCAACGAGGCGCTGATCGTAGTCGACGGCCTGCCGGGCGCGTCTGCTACTTCCATCAGCCCCGATGATATCGAGTCTATACAGATTTTGAAAGATGCTTCTGCTGCGGCGATCTATGGTTCGCGGGCGGCAAACGGCGTGGTGCTGATCACAACCAAAAAAGGCAAAAAAGGCGCAACCCGGGTGAATTACAATGGATATGTCGGCATCCAAACTGTCGCTAAGAAAATGGAAATGCTCGATGGGCAGCAATATATGCAGGTATTGAACGAGCTTTCGGCAGACCAGGGCGGCCAGCCCCGCTTCACTGAGGAACAAATGCGCACCATAGGAACCGGTACCGACTGGCAGGATCAGATTTTCCGCAAAGCCGTGGCGCACAACCATCAGCTTTCTTTCTCGGGCGGATCTGATAAGTCAACTTTTTATCTGGGTGTCAATTACCTGAGCCAGGAGGGCGTTGTGAAACGGTCGGGTTTGAAAAAATACAATATACGCCTCAATTATGAGCTCAATCCAAGTGAGAAGTTTAAAATAAATCTGAACCTTAATACCAACCGGAGTATCAACAACAGCATTCTCACGACCAATTCCGGGAATGAAAATGCCGGGCCGATGAACACGGCTTTGCAGTTTGACCCGACGATCGCGCCGGGGCTGAACGCGCTGGGACGGTATCCGTTCAATTCGCTCATTTCCCTCGAAAATCCGCTCGCGCTCATCAATGGCGTTGATCAATCCAATGTCAGCAACCGCACTTTTGGTACGCTGTCCTCTGAATATACCATTCTGAAAGGCTGGACTGCGACGCTGCGGCTGGGCGGCGATATTGAAAACCAGCGGAGCGACAGTTACGTGAGTACCGCAACCCAGCGGGGACTTGCTTCCGGCGGAAACGGCAATGTCATTTCGGTAGAAGACAATCACTGGATTTCGGAGCTTTTTACCACTTATAACCGGACTTTCAATAAACACCAGATCTCTGTCCTGGGCGGGGCTACGCTGGAAAAATATGAAACCAGGCTGGTAGGCGCTTCTTCGATGGGTTTTTTGTCTGATGTGAGCCTGACCAACCTGTTGCAAAGCGGCGATGGCGACCGGGGCGATAATGTCAGCAGCGGGCGTTCCACCAACAAACTCAACTCCTATCTGGGAAGACTGAACTATACATTCAATGAGAAATACCTGCTCACCGCCTCGATGCGGGCGGATGGTACCTCGCGTTTTTCCGACAAAAACAAATTCGCATTCTTTCCATCCTTTGCGCTGGGCTGGCGGTTGTCGGAAGAGACGTTTATCAAACAAACCAATTTTTTTAATGACCTGAAGCTACGGCTGAGTTATGGTAAAAGCGGTAACCAGGCGATCGGTAACTTCGAAACGCTGCAAACTTTCATTGCGGGCGGTCGGGCAATTCTGGGCGGCGGATTGGTGCAGGGCGTCGAGCCGGCGCGTATCCCAAACCCGGATCTGAGATGGGAAACGACCGAAGAACTGGATTTAGGTATTGATTTCAGCGTTTTTCAGGGCAGATTGAGCGGTTCTCTCGAATACTTTATCAAAAATACCAGCGACCAGCTATTTAATAAACCGCTTCCTACCACTTCCGGTTTTGAAAGTATCCGCGTCAACTTCGGAACGGTTCGCAACCGGGGGATCGATCTGATGCTGGAATCGCGGAATTTTGTCAATAACTTCAAATGGAACACCACTTTTACATTCTCTGCGCTTCAAAATAAAGTGGTGGAACTGCCCGATTTCATTCCGCAGGTGATCACCGGAAACGTCGGATTTACGAGTAACTACGCCATTGTGCGGACGGGCGAGGCAATGCGTTCGTTTTACGGATACGAGGTGGAGCGGCTGTTTCAAACTACCGATGATATTGCTTCTTCGGCCCAGCCTGGTGCAAAACCCGGGCATCCGAAATTTGTCGATCAGAACAATGACGGGAAGATCGACCCGAACGATCGCGTGATCCTGGGCAGTCCTTTCCCGAAATTTATTTTTGGTTTGAATAACACATTTGCTTATAAAGGATTTAATCTGAATGTGCTGATTACCGCGGTTGAAGGCATTAAAACACTCGATGGAAATATTGTTGAATCGCTTTATCCGATCAATTTCGAGCGGAACCGGCTGGCGGCGCATTACCTCGACCGCTGGACACCTTCCAACCCGGACGCAAAGTATCCTTCGGGCGTGAATCCCAGCACTTACGGGGGCGCCCTTGCTGTGAATTCCATGACCGTCACCGACGCTTCGTTTGCCCGGCTGAAAACGGTTACGCTCGGTTATGACATTCCGTTGTCGGGGAAAAAAATCAAATCTGCCTCGGTATTTGTGGCGGCCGACAATCTGCTGACGATCACCAAATTCCAGGGTTTCGACCCGGATGCCAATGCAGCCGGCACTGCCAACACGCTTACGACGAACTCCGCTACTGCGGGCGTTTCGGGCGCCCCTGTCGAACGCGCCAGCTACAATAGTTATCCGCTGAACCGTACATTCCGGGTTGGTTTAAACATCGGTTTTTAAATTAGAACGATCATGAAAAAGATACATAAACTCACGACCCTCCTCTCATTTTTGCTGATTTGCATGACGCAAACAGCCTGTAACGAATTCCTGGAAGAAGATGTGTACACGCAATATGCGCCCGAAGATTTCGTCAAAAGCGAAGACGGGATCAGGAAAGTGCTGATCGGTGCATACAGCCGCCTGCAGGTGAACGGTGGCATGCGGGAAGATCAGTTTACGCTTTCCGAGTTTCCGACAGACCTTACCCTCGAAAGCGGGGGGCAGTTTGAGAAAGACGCATTGCCATTTATCAACTTCCAGTGGGACGCCTCGTCTGCATTCCTGCGTACGATATGGGTGCAGATGTACACCGCCGTGCGCAATGCGAATGTATTGCTCGAAAATATCGACAAGGTATCGTCGCTGCCCGCAGAGCGGCTGGCGCAATACAAGGCAGAAGCGCGCTTTATCCGCGGGGAAGCTTATGCGCATTTGTACCGCTATTTCGGTCCGGTTCCACTGGTACTTACGACCGGTACGGACGATTTACAGCCTGCCAAACCTTCCAGTGAAGAATTTGTCGCATTCATTTCCCAGGAACTGTCCGAAGCTGCGCGCGACCTGCCGCTGAAACAGGACCTGCGCGGGAAAGCCGACAAGGGTGTCGGGCTGGCAGTTTTGACCAAATTTTATCTTAATACAAAACAATGGCAAAAAGCCGCCGATGCAGCCAAAGAGGTGATTGATCTGAATAAATACAAACTTTACCCGGCGATTGAAAACCTGTTTGCGGTGGAAAATGAAAATAACGACGAATACATTTACATCTATCCGTGCGTGGCGCAGGGGCCGGGCAATGTATATATGCCGCACGCCTTTCCACCGAATTACCCGATCCGCACCAACTGGATCAATTATGGTGCCCAGTTCCGGACTTATACCAGTTTTGTGAAGTCTTTCCACCCGCAGGACCGTCGCCTCAAAATGTTTGTGACTGAATACACGGATACCAATGGCAAGACTTTCAACCTCTTGCAGGACGCCAGTGGAAAAGCAGTCGACGATGCCCGCAGCTTTAAATACGCGCCGGACCCGAATGCGATTTCCCAGAACAATGGAAACGATATCCCTGTAATTCGCTATGCTGACATCCTGCTCAGCCGGGCAGAGGCTTTGAATGAGCTGAACGGCCCGAATGCGGAGTCGGTCAGTCTGCTGAACCAGGTCCGTGTGCGTGCGGGAATTCCCGAAATGACATTGGGCAGCTTTACTACCAAAGAAAGTTTACGCGACCATCTTTTAAAGGAACGCGGCTGGGAGTTTTTTAGTGAGGGAAAAAGGCGAGAGGACCTGATCAGGGCGGGTCAGTTCGTATCAGGCGCCGTGGCGAGAGGAAAGGCCGCAAAGCCGCACCATGTACTTTATCCATTGCCTCAATCGGAAATTGACGCAAATCCTAATTTGAAGCAGAACGACGGGTACTGAGTTGTATTTGAAATTGATAAACAGTTGAAATAATGCTAAAAAACAGATATTCGGGCTCATTATTACACTTTGCGCTGGCGGTGATTGCGGCTTTGACATGCATCAGTTTTTCATTCCAAAATAAAAAACCAGAGGTTACCAGACCGAATTTCCTGTTTTTCCTCGTCGACGACCTGGGATGGGCGGATATCGGGGCTTTTGGCAGCAGCTTTTATGAAACGCCAAATGTAGATGCGCTGGCAGGCAGGGGAATGAAACTTACCAGCGGCTATGCGGCCTGCCCCGTTTGCTCGCCTACCCGAGCCAGTATACTGACCGGCAAATACCCGGCAAGAATGAAAACGACCGACTGGTTTGGTGCGCCACAACCGGAAACGGTAGGAAAACACTGGACAAAGAGCAAACCATTGCTGCCCGCACCTTACCTCGAGGAAATGCCGCTCGGAGAAGTTACCATCGCAGAGGCGCTCAAAGACAAAGGGTACAAAACTTTTTTCGCGGGAAAATGGCATCTGGGAAAGGAAGGCAACTGGCCGGAAAACCAGGGTTTTGATATCAATAAAGGAGGATACTGGGCTGGTTCGCCGAGAGGAGGCCATTATTTTACACCCTACGAAAATCCGCGCTTGCCCGACGGACCGACCGGGGAAAATCTCACCGACCGTCTTGCCAATGAAACCATTTCATTCATTGAATCCCAAAAGTCAGCTCCGTTTTTCGCCTATCTCTCATTTTATTCTGTTCACACGCCGCTGGGCGCCCCGCAGGATTTGATTGATAAATACACGGAAAAGAAAAAGCGGCTGGGCCTGGAAGATAAATGGGGTAAGGAAGATCAGAATAAAGTGCGGCTCAACCAATGTCTGCCCGTGTATGGTGCGATGGTGGAGTCGATGGACAAGGCGGTCGGCAAAGTGATCGCAGCATTAAAAACCAATGGGCTGGATAAAAATACGGTCATCATATTCATGTCTGACAATGGCGGGCTGGCTACTTCGGAAGGTCATCCTACGTCCAATCTGCCGCTCCGCGCAGGCAAAGGCTGGCTGTATGAAGGAGGTATCCGCGAACCGATGATCGTGCACTGGCCGGGCGTTACCAAAACCGGCAGCGTGTCGGATGCAACCGTGATCAGCACTGACTTTTACCCGACGATTTTGGAAATGGCCGGCTTGCCACCGATGCCCGGGCAGCATATCGACGGCAAAAGCATGGTACCGTTGCTAAAAGGCAAAGCCAAGCCGCGCGGCCCCGTTTTCTGGCATTATCCGCATTATGGCAACCAGGGAGGTTCACCGGGTTCGGCGGTACGGGCAGGCGATTGGAAGCTGATCGAGTTTTATGAAGAAGGCCGCCAACCTGAACTTTACCATTTAAAGAATGACCTGGGAGAACAGCGAAATGTGTATAAGCAAAACGCCGCAAAAGCCGCCGAATTGACGAAAATGCTGGCAAACTGGCGGAACGAAGTGCGGGCCAGCCTTCCTTCCAAAAATCCTGCGGCGGGAAAATAGGAGGGTAACTTCTGACTATTTTTTTAGCTTTAAATTCAAAACGCGCCGCATTTCCCAGGGATTTGCGCCGCGTTTTTGCATGCTTAGGTTAGTCGATAATCAATGTGGCCGGGCTGAATTCTTCGAAGTGAATCGAATCCGCGGAGATGCCCTGCGCTTTGAGGTATTGGTAATGTGTTTTGATAAATATGCCGGGGCCGCAGATGTAATAATCAGCGCCGGGCCTGATCGCATTGTCCAGCTTGCTCAGGTCAACATATCCTTCATAACAGCCGACTTCTACCTCATGCTCAATCTTGTCGTAAAAAGTATGGATATCCATAGCCTGATGGTGGCTGCCCCATTCGATCACCTTGTCCCTGAACGCATGTACCTGATAACCCCGACAGCCGTGAATCCAGGTAACCGGTCTTTTTGAATTGGTCTGGGTGAGATAATCCAGCATACTGATAAACGGCGTGAGCCCTACACCGCCGCTGATGAAGACGAGCGGCGTGTTTTTGCTGGTATTCAATACAAAATCACCCGACGGCGGAGCCAGTTCCACCATGTCACCTTCTGCTATTGCGCTGTGTAACATGTTGCTGACATAGCCCGCCGGGTGTGTAGCATCTCCTTGTTCTTTTTTGACCGAAATGCGGTAATAGGTCCCGTTTGGCGCACACGAAATGCTGTATTGCCTGGGCTGGAACACGTTTAGTTCAGGTACATACAGGCGCACGGTAATGTACTGGCCGGGCGTGAAGTCGGCTACTGCGCCTTCATCCGACGGATAAAAATAGAAGGAAGTGATTTCGTCAGATTCCTGCACTTTCTTTTTCACTACAAACGGCCGCCAGCCACTCCAGCCCCCGGTTTGCGCCGCTGCGCGACTGTACAGTTCAGACTCAGCGCCCGTCATGATGGCCGCCAGCTGACCGTAGGCTTCCGCCCAGGCCTGCATGAGATCGGGGCCGGCAGCCGCTCCCAAAACCTCACTGATGGATGCCAGCAAATGGCGGCCCACGATCGCGTATTGCTCAGGCCGCACATTCAGACTGACGTGCTTATGGGCGATCCGGCTTACCGCATTCGCAAGGACCGACGGGTTATCAATATGCTCGGCATAAGCCAGTACCGACATGGCCAGTGCGGTAGGCTGCACGCCGGTATGCTGGTTGGCGCTGTTAAATATGTTTTTCAGCTCCGGATTTCCGGTCAGCATCCGGTTATAGAAGTAAGTGGTTAATGCTACACCGCTCTCGCGTAAAATGGGCACTGTACTTCTGACGAGGTCTTTTTGTTCAGTTGTCATAATTAATATATAAATACCTTTTTATCTTTTATGCAAACATAGGCGATTTGCTAATAGCGGACAAGAATATCTTTTATTACTTTTGAGTCTAATCCAAATGTTATGGCGATTTTTTCGAAAACGTGTGAATATGCAATCCGGGCTGTCTTTTACATTGCGCACAAATCGCGTGATGGCAGTCGGGTAGGGATCAAGGATATTGCATCGGGGATAGATTCGCCGGAGCTGTACCTTGCCAAGATCCTTCAGGACCTGAGCCGTAAAGGATTGATCAGTTCTGTCAAAGGGCCGCACGGCGGATTTTATATCGAGAATTCGTCACTGGCGAAGCCGCTGAGTGACATTGTGGAAGCCGTAGACGGTAACGGTCTGTTTCATGGCTGCGGGCTGGGGCTTAAGCATTGTTCGGAAGTCAACCCCTGTCCTTTGCACAGCCAGTTTAAGGCGATCCGGGAGGAAATTTACCGGTTACTGAGCACTACGACAATTGGTCAGTTCAATGGGGAATTGGTAAATGGGTTATTATCTCTGAAAAAATAGCGCTTGCATTCATTCCATGCAACCTGCATCATTGAGCAACATACAGGTACTATTGTTTTATACCGCGGACACTTCAAAATGGGTCAGAACCAACTAAAATATGATTTCTGAAAACACTAAATCTACAAACAAGGGAAGTGCGGCCGACCACCTCGCCAACGAAAGGACATTCCTGGCCTGGGTACGCACCAGCATTGGTATCATGGGCTTCGGCTTCGTTGTGGTTAAATTTTCGTTGTTTGTCAAACAGATCGGCGCTGCATTGGGTGAGGAGGCAGTAATCAAGCCGAGCGGC
This Dyadobacter sp. UC 10 DNA region includes the following protein-coding sequences:
- a CDS encoding sulfatase family protein codes for the protein MKKNFILLVTLISVFASNVFGQNRAGAQKRPNILWIVANDISPDLGCYGNKLVHTPNLDRLAGEGALYKNLITVGAVCSPSRSSFITGMYSVSINCQNQFPKNKTNLPAGIVPVTDYFKKAGYYVANTGGTKMTGPYYTGYNFVHDGKDMYDGFDWRGRGKDQPFFAQVHLTYSHRPFKNDASRPIDPDKVIVPPYYPNHPVSRKDWALYLETIQLLDQQVGEILDRLKQDGLAENTVVFFFGDHGQPHVRGKQFLYDGGINTPLIIRWPGSIKPGTKSDRLISNIDLSATSMQIAGIKTPAYLQGIDFLDKNARPRAYAFAARDRCDETLDRIRAVRTKDFKYIRNFFPDRPYTQFNAYKKYDYPVLTLMQVMNKKGGLNADQAKFMAATRPAEELYDLKKDPFEMHNLANDKAYQTKLKELRSQMDNWLATADKGTYPEDPEEVSYAQELMKTKFKAEMEKKGLDPAISDEDYLDYWQRKLIK
- a CDS encoding RNA polymerase sigma factor — its product is MTPVQSDSQLWNRFRQGDRDAFRQIYQLFAGDLLNYGYKVCGDIQLIEDSVHDLFVEIWQRRDHLSETDSIRFYLFRALRNKISTSQRKNSHYDSFETLESSADEFLIEQHLIDEEQRDGLLRQLRTSYGFLSQRQQQALHMRFFLHLSNEEIAELMGINYQSACKFIYSGLKALRETVRIISLLLPCLCYHF
- a CDS encoding FecR family protein, translating into MTNYHQYNAVDFAADDFFKNWVCKSDPDSNAFWEAFLKDYPEKYYELEEARLLVLNLGKVEPDVATSERIDRLWSRIEASGPDIVPMRNGRLLPFRVIGMAAASVALVLAAYLFLVAKTDKKGADPRTHFAAGSNWKEVSNTAAKPLLVGLPDKSQVILEKNSSVRYPAQFDHKKREVMLIGEAFFDVSKDPEKPFLVYANGLVTKVLGTSFTIRSVENEPDVTVSVKTGLVSVYSEQRNKASDPEAEGIVLTPNQKAVFQKEKALLSRTLVEKPAVVVPEATLPSFVFENAPAAEVFETLEKVYGIDVIFDEQIMENCTLTMDLSKADLFEKLVVICKVLDTEYKLIDAQVIIYGKSC
- a CDS encoding TonB-dependent receptor yields the protein MKKRLFLTRFFFRFMQISAFQLVLAAVLAGGSMAGPVLAQELLNRRVNLKAEKWEVRKVLRSIEQQTSIRFAYRPKSIPAEQKISLSVSNMPLSEVLEKVTKPLGLKYEVVGEQIVLSPEQNAPAQNTGLVPAPQVAPNLERTVTGKVSDDQGMGLPGVSVVLKGTQNGTITDGEGKYSLTFAQDDGVLIFSFVGYVPQEVTLGGQSAMDVTLMSDTKTLEELVVVGYGSQKKADLTGSVVSVGEKDFTQGVNNSALQLVNGKASGVQISQSSSAPGGGISIRIRGAGSINSSNEALIVVDGLPGASATSISPDDIESIQILKDASAAAIYGSRAANGVVLITTKKGKKGATRVNYNGYVGIQTVAKKMEMLDGQQYMQVLNELSADQGGQPRFTEEQMRTIGTGTDWQDQIFRKAVAHNHQLSFSGGSDKSTFYLGVNYLSQEGVVKRSGLKKYNIRLNYELNPSEKFKINLNLNTNRSINNSILTTNSGNENAGPMNTALQFDPTIAPGLNALGRYPFNSLISLENPLALINGVDQSNVSNRTFGTLSSEYTILKGWTATLRLGGDIENQRSDSYVSTATQRGLASGGNGNVISVEDNHWISELFTTYNRTFNKHQISVLGGATLEKYETRLVGASSMGFLSDVSLTNLLQSGDGDRGDNVSSGRSTNKLNSYLGRLNYTFNEKYLLTASMRADGTSRFSDKNKFAFFPSFALGWRLSEETFIKQTNFFNDLKLRLSYGKSGNQAIGNFETLQTFIAGGRAILGGGLVQGVEPARIPNPDLRWETTEELDLGIDFSVFQGRLSGSLEYFIKNTSDQLFNKPLPTTSGFESIRVNFGTVRNRGIDLMLESRNFVNNFKWNTTFTFSALQNKVVELPDFIPQVITGNVGFTSNYAIVRTGEAMRSFYGYEVERLFQTTDDIASSAQPGAKPGHPKFVDQNNDGKIDPNDRVILGSPFPKFIFGLNNTFAYKGFNLNVLITAVEGIKTLDGNIVESLYPINFERNRLAAHYLDRWTPSNPDAKYPSGVNPSTYGGALAVNSMTVTDASFARLKTVTLGYDIPLSGKKIKSASVFVAADNLLTITKFQGFDPDANAAGTANTLTTNSATAGVSGAPVERASYNSYPLNRTFRVGLNIGF
- a CDS encoding RagB/SusD family nutrient uptake outer membrane protein, yielding MKKIHKLTTLLSFLLICMTQTACNEFLEEDVYTQYAPEDFVKSEDGIRKVLIGAYSRLQVNGGMREDQFTLSEFPTDLTLESGGQFEKDALPFINFQWDASSAFLRTIWVQMYTAVRNANVLLENIDKVSSLPAERLAQYKAEARFIRGEAYAHLYRYFGPVPLVLTTGTDDLQPAKPSSEEFVAFISQELSEAARDLPLKQDLRGKADKGVGLAVLTKFYLNTKQWQKAADAAKEVIDLNKYKLYPAIENLFAVENENNDEYIYIYPCVAQGPGNVYMPHAFPPNYPIRTNWINYGAQFRTYTSFVKSFHPQDRRLKMFVTEYTDTNGKTFNLLQDASGKAVDDARSFKYAPDPNAISQNNGNDIPVIRYADILLSRAEALNELNGPNAESVSLLNQVRVRAGIPEMTLGSFTTKESLRDHLLKERGWEFFSEGKRREDLIRAGQFVSGAVARGKAAKPHHVLYPLPQSEIDANPNLKQNDGY
- a CDS encoding sulfatase, translating into MLKNRYSGSLLHFALAVIAALTCISFSFQNKKPEVTRPNFLFFLVDDLGWADIGAFGSSFYETPNVDALAGRGMKLTSGYAACPVCSPTRASILTGKYPARMKTTDWFGAPQPETVGKHWTKSKPLLPAPYLEEMPLGEVTIAEALKDKGYKTFFAGKWHLGKEGNWPENQGFDINKGGYWAGSPRGGHYFTPYENPRLPDGPTGENLTDRLANETISFIESQKSAPFFAYLSFYSVHTPLGAPQDLIDKYTEKKKRLGLEDKWGKEDQNKVRLNQCLPVYGAMVESMDKAVGKVIAALKTNGLDKNTVIIFMSDNGGLATSEGHPTSNLPLRAGKGWLYEGGIREPMIVHWPGVTKTGSVSDATVISTDFYPTILEMAGLPPMPGQHIDGKSMVPLLKGKAKPRGPVFWHYPHYGNQGGSPGSAVRAGDWKLIEFYEEGRQPELYHLKNDLGEQRNVYKQNAAKAAELTKMLANWRNEVRASLPSKNPAAGK